The Treponema medium genome has a window encoding:
- the rpsG gene encoding 30S ribosomal protein S7, with protein MGRKKKTINRPIAPDARYNSVVLSKFIARMMLDGKKSVTTAILYDSFDVIKSKTGEDPLTVFTKALENVKPLVEVKSRRVGGATYQVPIEIRESRREALGMRWIIGAARNRNGHAMSERLAAEVIDAYNNTGTAFKKKEDTHRMAEANKAFAHYRW; from the coding sequence ATGGGACGGAAAAAGAAGACTATCAATAGACCGATTGCCCCTGATGCTCGTTACAACAGCGTTGTGCTTTCAAAGTTTATTGCTCGTATGATGCTCGACGGAAAAAAATCCGTTACGACTGCTATTCTTTACGACAGTTTTGATGTGATTAAATCAAAGACCGGCGAAGATCCGCTTACCGTATTTACTAAGGCGCTTGAAAATGTTAAGCCGCTTGTTGAGGTAAAATCACGCCGCGTCGGAGGCGCTACCTATCAGGTACCGATCGAAATCCGCGAATCACGCCGCGAGGCGCTCGGAATGCGTTGGATTATCGGTGCTGCTCGCAACCGGAACGGTCATGCAATGTCTGAACGTTTGGCTGCCGAGGTTATCGACGCATACAACAATACCGGTACTGCTTTCAAAAAGAAGGAAGATACCCACCGTATGGCGGAAGCGAACAAAGCCTTTGCTCACTACCGCTGGTAG
- a CDS encoding class II aldolase/adducin family protein, producing the protein MNILEMKDQMCDICHKMWQLGWVASNDGNVSARLEDGIFLVTPTGISKSLITPEKLLIITKDCEIIEGTPGYKPSSEIKMHLRCYQDRDDVGAVVHAHPPAATAFAVAHLPMDRYTTIESVITIGAVPLTPYGTPSTDEIPEAIAPYLPEHDVLLLENHGALALGRDILTAYYRMETLELSAKISIYAHILGGEKEISRENIDRLCRMRADYKVWGKHPGYKHYRKDE; encoded by the coding sequence ATGAATATTTTAGAGATGAAAGATCAAATGTGTGACATTTGCCATAAAATGTGGCAGCTCGGCTGGGTTGCTTCAAATGACGGAAATGTATCAGCTCGGTTAGAAGACGGAATTTTTTTGGTAACGCCGACAGGTATCAGCAAAAGCCTCATCACTCCTGAAAAACTGCTCATCATTACGAAGGACTGTGAAATTATCGAAGGCACCCCCGGTTATAAACCTTCGTCGGAGATTAAGATGCATTTACGCTGCTATCAAGACCGCGATGATGTCGGCGCCGTGGTGCATGCACATCCGCCTGCCGCGACCGCCTTTGCAGTCGCTCACCTGCCGATGGATCGCTATACTACGATTGAATCGGTTATTACGATCGGCGCCGTACCGCTTACCCCCTACGGAACGCCGTCAACCGACGAAATCCCCGAAGCGATTGCCCCCTATTTGCCCGAACACGATGTACTTTTACTTGAAAATCACGGCGCACTTGCCCTCGGTCGCGATATTCTAACTGCGTATTACCGCATGGAAACCTTGGAACTTTCGGCAAAGATCAGTATCTACGCTCATATCCTCGGCGGAGAAAAAGAAATCTCCCGCGAAAACATCGACCGGTTATGCCGTATGCGCGCCGACTATAAAGTATGGGGCAAACATCCCGGATATAAGCATTACCGAAAAGATGAATAA
- a CDS encoding MFS transporter has protein sequence MGKLIEQPLIVRRGVPYFLLFSLYAIINTYLPIMLRVLDFSTAQIGILLGIIEIVGVCAPFFITRQLDKTGRYGLVMCIFGFDIALLLLPLLRFHSFLVTALCLGIFAVGFKGMVPVLDGFTTKALGQQDAQYGKIRALGSAGFVGMNLFLQMHSFISGKNPVSMILTVSVVALVFVVTLRWVPDLYGLTGISAGEKFHTGTDDTSNISIQDEQEPLAIGAFSGEPVKSQESCSVEMFSDNSIKPNERAKTAGERLVDVRSLFAGFPQLFWECLLLIFLAFLGLVPCQRFFSLYVEEYIKVEASAGLWALSAMAEIPLLIISGKLIRRFGKERLLAVCLLSVIIRNCCYIFIPGISGTVVGQLLHSLSFGLFHPLGVLLCVLHSYGKTVTAMTFFTAANGIAYVIGSIVGGYVIEYLGYPALFLLFNIFPIAGIVFYLFIMRQKNNRTSLKNSVDFLEVSAIE, from the coding sequence ATGGGAAAATTGATAGAGCAACCGCTGATAGTGCGCAGAGGTGTTCCGTACTTTTTGCTATTTTCACTGTATGCGATAATCAATACCTATTTGCCGATTATGCTTAGAGTACTCGACTTTTCAACCGCCCAAATCGGTATTCTGCTCGGTATTATCGAAATAGTAGGCGTATGTGCGCCTTTTTTTATTACGCGGCAGCTTGATAAAACCGGCCGTTACGGGTTGGTAATGTGCATATTCGGGTTTGATATTGCACTATTACTGCTGCCTCTCCTTCGCTTTCATTCATTTTTAGTTACGGCACTTTGTCTCGGTATTTTTGCTGTAGGTTTTAAGGGAATGGTGCCGGTGTTGGACGGTTTTACGACAAAGGCTCTCGGACAGCAAGATGCTCAATATGGGAAAATACGAGCGCTCGGCTCTGCCGGTTTTGTCGGTATGAATCTGTTTTTACAGATGCATTCCTTTATTTCAGGGAAAAATCCTGTTTCAATGATTTTGACTGTCAGTGTAGTTGCACTTGTGTTTGTGGTAACGCTCCGGTGGGTACCTGATTTATATGGATTAACAGGTATTTCGGCAGGTGAAAAATTCCACACTGGAACCGATGATACATCAAATATATCGATACAGGATGAACAAGAACCGCTCGCTATAGGGGCGTTTTCAGGCGAACCGGTAAAATCGCAAGAATCCTGTTCTGTAGAGATGTTCTCCGACAACTCTATAAAGCCGAATGAACGAGCAAAAACAGCAGGAGAAAGATTGGTTGATGTTCGCTCTTTGTTCGCTGGATTTCCTCAGTTATTTTGGGAATGCTTATTATTGATTTTTCTTGCCTTTTTAGGCTTGGTTCCCTGTCAGCGTTTTTTTTCGCTCTATGTTGAAGAATATATTAAAGTGGAAGCTTCTGCCGGTTTATGGGCGTTGTCAGCAATGGCGGAAATACCGTTGCTTATTATTTCCGGAAAACTTATCCGGCGTTTTGGCAAAGAGCGGCTCCTTGCTGTTTGTTTACTGAGCGTGATTATACGGAATTGCTGTTATATTTTTATTCCCGGAATCAGCGGTACGGTTGTAGGGCAGCTCTTGCATTCGCTGAGCTTTGGCTTATTCCATCCGTTGGGAGTACTGCTCTGCGTTTTGCACAGTTACGGAAAAACGGTTACCGCTATGACTTTTTTTACTGCAGCAAACGGTATTGCCTACGTAATAGGAAGTATAGTTGGCGGGTATGTTATCGAATATTTAGGGTATCCGGCGTTGTTTTTGTTGTTCAATATATTCCCGATCGCCGGTATTGTATTCTACCTTTTTATCATGCGACAAAAAAATAACCGGACTTCTCTAAAAAATTCGGTCGATTTTTTAGAGGTTTCCGCTATTGAATAG
- a CDS encoding substrate-binding periplasmic protein translates to MKIKSFFGIFLLFTILSCTGHQTDKAGINDPSLARIIVKNELVVGVDPSIPPLSFYSSTGAIAGYESDVAQVIADKLGVKLRLVPITSIADRILELENRGIDYIASGFINNETNAERFLLSTPYLRDSLVVVVLQSMDGTTTFNQFSDLRNKRIGIPSDQDMFEVVMKSPLYINNGRRPYRYSRQENMLLALDYDQLDAVVMNLLTYYSKITIEKKPYKVIEDPLNITSYSYAFRKEDGELAKTINAFLTDMARDGTLRAISTKWFGADVSMVGKY, encoded by the coding sequence ATGAAGATAAAAAGTTTTTTTGGCATTTTTTTGCTATTTACAATCCTATCCTGTACCGGCCACCAGACGGATAAAGCAGGAATAAACGATCCCTCATTGGCGAGAATTATTGTCAAAAATGAGCTTGTGGTCGGCGTTGATCCGTCAATTCCGCCGCTCAGTTTTTACTCCAGTACAGGAGCAATTGCCGGATATGAATCGGATGTAGCTCAAGTTATTGCCGATAAGCTCGGCGTAAAACTGCGGCTTGTACCTATTACGAGCATCGCAGACAGAATCCTAGAGCTCGAAAACAGGGGAATTGACTATATCGCAAGCGGTTTTATCAATAATGAGACAAATGCTGAACGCTTTTTATTAAGTACACCGTATTTACGAGATTCGCTGGTAGTTGTCGTACTTCAAAGTATGGACGGTACCACGACGTTCAATCAATTTTCCGATTTACGGAATAAACGAATCGGCATACCATCCGATCAGGATATGTTTGAAGTTGTAATGAAATCTCCCCTCTATATTAATAATGGTCGTCGGCCATATCGTTATTCCCGACAGGAAAATATGCTGCTTGCATTGGATTACGACCAACTTGATGCGGTCGTTATGAACTTGTTGACATATTACAGTAAAATTACAATAGAAAAGAAACCATACAAGGTCATTGAAGATCCGCTCAACATCACCTCCTATAGCTACGCATTTAGGAAAGAAGACGGAGAGTTGGCGAAAACAATAAACGCTTTTCTTACCGATATGGCACGAGACGGAACCCTGCGGGCAATATCCACAAAATGGTTCGGCGCCGATGTTTCGATGGTTGGAAAATACTGA
- a CDS encoding transporter substrate-binding domain-containing protein, with protein sequence MKKRIAVYAALCILFILFSSCRRNTKIEYIEDPSWSEVQVKAALVIGISDFVPILSFRNEKNEIVGYDIDIFTELCRRLGIHPVFYPIDWTQKEMLLNTGVIDCIASGFSLTEERKQHYRMCTPYLQNAKIVVTLASKGYQTLAQLRDRRIAVEAGTGGDEALLDIEVLKDHVSIRQLNSIDRLYEALNAGTCDAIVLDLIYSCNTLDKNPHYNIINEAIATEYYTFAFRQADGSLAAKIESVLVEMDADGTIPDFSRKWFGSNLSILNVGL encoded by the coding sequence ATGAAAAAACGGATAGCTGTATATGCGGCGCTATGTATACTATTTATTTTATTTTCTTCATGCCGCCGCAATACTAAAATTGAATATATTGAAGATCCATCTTGGTCAGAAGTTCAGGTAAAAGCCGCATTAGTCATCGGCATTTCAGATTTCGTTCCCATCCTCTCTTTTAGAAATGAAAAGAATGAAATAGTAGGATACGATATCGATATATTTACGGAATTATGCCGCCGCCTCGGTATTCATCCGGTCTTCTATCCGATAGATTGGACACAAAAAGAAATGCTTTTGAATACAGGAGTGATCGATTGCATTGCAAGCGGTTTTAGCCTTACGGAAGAACGTAAGCAACACTATCGAATGTGTACACCATATCTTCAAAATGCTAAAATTGTTGTAACGCTTGCAAGCAAAGGATATCAGACATTGGCACAGTTGCGGGATAGAAGGATAGCGGTTGAGGCAGGCACCGGCGGCGATGAAGCATTATTGGATATAGAGGTATTGAAAGACCATGTGAGTATTCGGCAACTGAACTCCATTGATCGCCTATATGAAGCTCTCAATGCAGGAACTTGCGATGCCATCGTATTAGACCTTATTTACTCATGCAACACGCTTGATAAAAACCCGCACTACAATATTATAAACGAAGCGATTGCAACCGAATATTACACGTTTGCCTTTCGGCAAGCGGATGGCTCACTTGCTGCTAAAATCGAATCCGTTTTGGTTGAAATGGATGCCGACGGCACTATTCCTGATTTTTCCAGAAAATGGTTCGGTTCCAATTTATCCATACTTAATGTCGGACTGTAA
- the ligA gene encoding NAD-dependent DNA ligase LigA: protein MEKNARIQELEALIKKHQDLYYNAEPEISDADFDLLWDELRSLDPRNTLFATVPKDSADGFPKAEHIIPMGSQDKAADPESFQKWAEKMPFSDFLVQYKLDGASMELQYEKGRLVRAVTRGDGKIGDDITANVKKMQGVVLELKGDSAPTGTAPFSGGIRGEVLMTKEVLRRFYPDKKNCRNAANGLMKRKDGSGSEHLEIICYDAAAGTVGKPFTETAPFTTETEKLNWLEAQGFLQVPVTRCVGVREVIDYRAHVMDIRSTIPYDIDGLVVKNDHIDTADLSRARPEKQIAFKFSLEEAVTVLRSVEWSESGVTYTPIALIDPVQLAGTTVKRANLCNPNMIAELNLKIGSRVLVTKRGEIIPKIEALIENPASSVSIEQPCRCTSCGAALLDEGTRLYCPNPACPKLIHHRIEKWINTLDIQDFGTVLLKQLFDAQRLRSISDLYTLTVEELAALERMGKKSAEKVYRALHAKREISLPTFIAGFDIEGIGRTMVEKLVEAGFDTLEKLLAATEEDFAAVYQFGSILAHTLTLGLRDAKEEMLHLTGSGTIVIQAPAAAQGKLPLAGKSFCFTGELNTLKRKEAEAMVQAKGGTVKSSVTKGLTYLVTNTPDSGSSKNKKAQELGTEIITEEEFLKLF from the coding sequence ATGGAAAAGAATGCACGGATACAAGAGCTTGAAGCGCTGATAAAAAAGCATCAGGACTTATACTATAACGCGGAACCGGAAATTTCTGATGCGGATTTTGATTTATTGTGGGATGAGCTGCGCAGCCTCGACCCTCGGAATACATTATTTGCAACGGTACCTAAGGACAGCGCCGACGGCTTCCCGAAAGCGGAACACATTATCCCGATGGGGAGCCAAGACAAGGCGGCGGATCCCGAAAGTTTTCAAAAATGGGCGGAAAAGATGCCGTTCTCCGATTTTCTGGTACAATACAAACTGGACGGCGCCAGTATGGAGCTGCAATACGAAAAGGGACGGCTCGTTCGGGCAGTAACACGGGGCGACGGCAAAATCGGTGACGATATTACCGCGAATGTTAAAAAGATGCAGGGAGTCGTACTTGAACTGAAAGGTGATTCCGCCCCCACCGGCACAGCTCCCTTTTCCGGCGGTATCCGCGGCGAAGTGTTGATGACCAAAGAGGTGCTGCGCCGTTTTTATCCCGATAAAAAGAATTGCCGGAATGCGGCAAACGGGTTGATGAAGCGAAAGGACGGCAGCGGCAGCGAGCACCTCGAAATTATTTGCTACGATGCCGCCGCGGGAACAGTCGGAAAGCCTTTTACCGAAACGGCGCCTTTCACCACGGAAACGGAAAAACTCAACTGGCTTGAAGCGCAGGGCTTTTTACAGGTACCGGTTACGCGGTGCGTCGGCGTCCGGGAAGTTATCGACTACCGCGCCCATGTTATGGATATCCGCAGCACTATTCCCTACGACATCGACGGTCTTGTCGTTAAAAACGATCATATTGATACCGCAGACCTCAGCAGGGCGCGACCGGAAAAACAAATTGCTTTTAAGTTCAGTCTTGAAGAAGCGGTTACCGTACTGCGCAGCGTCGAGTGGAGCGAGTCCGGTGTTACCTACACCCCCATTGCACTCATCGATCCGGTACAGCTGGCGGGCACAACCGTTAAGCGGGCAAACCTCTGCAACCCGAACATGATTGCGGAACTGAACTTAAAGATCGGCAGCCGTGTGTTGGTAACCAAACGGGGGGAGATTATCCCCAAGATAGAAGCGCTTATCGAAAACCCTGCATCAAGCGTGTCCATCGAACAGCCTTGCCGGTGTACGAGCTGCGGCGCTGCGCTCCTTGATGAAGGTACGCGCCTGTACTGTCCCAATCCTGCGTGTCCCAAGCTTATTCATCACCGGATAGAAAAATGGATCAACACCCTCGATATTCAAGACTTCGGGACGGTGCTCCTCAAACAGCTCTTTGACGCGCAGCGTCTCCGCTCTATTTCCGACCTTTATACGCTGACCGTTGAAGAACTCGCAGCCCTCGAACGCATGGGGAAAAAGTCGGCGGAAAAAGTGTACCGCGCACTGCACGCCAAGCGCGAAATCTCCCTGCCGACCTTTATTGCCGGTTTTGATATCGAAGGCATCGGCCGCACCATGGTTGAAAAACTGGTTGAGGCTGGCTTTGATACTCTCGAAAAACTACTCGCTGCCACGGAGGAAGATTTTGCCGCTGTGTATCAATTCGGCAGCATTCTTGCTCATACGCTTACGCTCGGTCTCCGCGATGCAAAGGAAGAAATGTTGCACCTTACCGGTTCAGGGACTATCGTTATTCAAGCGCCAGCCGCCGCTCAAGGAAAGCTTCCGCTCGCAGGAAAAAGCTTCTGCTTTACCGGAGAACTGAATACGCTTAAACGAAAAGAAGCGGAAGCGATGGTGCAAGCAAAGGGCGGAACAGTAAAATCATCGGTAACAAAGGGGCTTACCTATTTGGTAACCAATACCCCCGATTCCGGTTCGTCAAAAAACAAGAAAGCGCAGGAACTCGGCACTGAGATTATCACCGAAGAGGAATTTTTGAAACTGTTCTAA